The sequence CGTTGTATCCCAGTTTACCGTTTTCTGGAATCATCACTCCGGACGAAAGAGATCCGTAATACCCTGCTTTCCGGTTCTTCTTTAATATTAAATTAATAATACCCGCAGATCCTTCAGGGTTATACTTTGCCGAAGGGTTTGTTATAAGTTCAACCTTTTCAATGCTTTCTGCCGGCATTTGTTCCAGTATTTGTGCGCGGTTATCTGCACTTAAACCAGAAGGTTTACCATTGATCCACACTTCGACGTTAGCATTATTTCTCAATGAAATATTTCCATCATTATCCACATCGACCGAAGGAATATTACGAAGCATTTCAGAAGTAGACGATCCAGCGGCCGCAATTGTTTGATCAACCGTAAAGACTTTCTTATCAATCTCCAGTTTCATTTGCGGACCTTGCCCACGAACCTGAACCTCGTTGAGTGTTTTACTGTCTTCCGACAAAAGTACAGTACCTAAATCAACAGTCTTTCCGGCAACAGTTATCAATTTACTTACAGGAGTATATCCCACAAACGAAATTTCGAGCTGATATTTACCATTATTTACTTTAGACAGCAAAAAAGTGCCCTGATCATTAGTCACTGCACCTGCAACCGGAATCTTTTGACCCGGCTTTGTCAAAACCACATTAACATACCCAAGCGGTCCATTGGTACCTGCATCTTTTATAATTCCTTTTATTACCGTCTCGGCAAACAGAACATTTAAACTTAAAAGACAGGCCAACAACAAAATCACATTTCTTTTCATTCAAAAATCACATTTAGTTATTATTCATATTTCGTTCCAATATTGCGATTAACAAACAGGCTTCTCTGAACAGAGAAGCCTGTTGTCAGATGATAAATGATCATTCATTCATCAATACTGAGACCCTTAAAACCCGATAAAGTTTAAAGTTCTGATTAAGTTTATCGGAATGTTGGAAGGATATATTCGTTATCGTTTGCAAGAATTGTCCCCACATGATTGATTTCCAGGAACGATGTTCCACCACCCAATCCGGAACTACCACTCAGGTAAGCTACCAAGTCGTTTTGTTTAAGCAATCCTTTACGCAACAAAAGGCGCAATGCTGCGAAGAAGTATTCCCTGCGATCTTCTTTCAAAGCCTGATACATAGGAATAATTCCGTATGACAACATCAACTGACGCATTGGGCGTTTGTCATAGCAAATAGCAATCACAGGACTGGTTCCGCGGTAAGCCGCCAGAAAGCGAGCCGTACGACCCGTATAGGTATCTGTAATAATAGCTTTTACACCAAGTTCTGAAGATGCTTCGGCAGCACGGTGTGCCAAAAACGAAGTAACATCAAACTCATCTTTGGAGTAAGAAATAGGAATTTCGTTTTCCGCCATTTTGGCTTGTTCGGCTTCCTGAGCAATACGAGCCATCGTCTGAACCGCTTCAACAGGATATTTACCGTAAGCAGTTTCGCCACTCAACATCACGGCATCCGTACGCGAATAGATAGCATTTGCCACGTCAGTAACCTCTGCACGGGTAGGACGCGGATTTTTAATCATCGTATGCAACATCTGAGTAGCCACAATTACCGGTTTTTTTGCCATCACACACTTACGAATCAAACGGCGTTGAATTGCCGGAATCTTTTCCTGAGCCACTTCAATACCCAGGTCACCACGTGCCACCATTACACCGTAAGCATATTGCAGAATTTCGTCAATATTATCGACACCCTCCTGGTTTTCAATCTTGGCAATGATCTTGATCTGGCTATTCTGTTCGTCAAGGATCTTTTGAATATCGAGAATATCCTGCTTATTACGCACAAAAGAGTGGGCAATAAAGTCGATATCATGTTTAATGGCATACTGAATAAATTCGCGATCGCGATCGGTCAACGATGGCAAATTGATACGCACACCCGGAACATTAACACTCTTGCGGCTTCCCAGCACACCAGCATTGGTCGCTTCGCAAACAAGATATTCGTCTGTTTTATCGATCACTTTGAGGTCAATTTCACCATCGTCTATCAAAATATCGTCGCCAATCTTCAGATCACGAACAAAGAACGGGTACGAAACAGAGATACACTCCTTGGTGGTCGGCTGCTGTGGGTTACCCACAACTTTAATACGATCTCCGGTTTCGATATCAATATTTTCGGGGGTTATGGTAGTACGTACTTCCGGCCCTTTCGTATCGACCAGTACGCCGATATATTTCGATACTTTCCGAACGTTTGTCACAATTTTATTCAGTCCGGCTTCGTCGAGGTGAGCGGTATTGAGGCGAACCACGTTCATTCCGACATTAAACAACTCGCGCAAAAACGCTGTATCACATTGCTTGTCCGAAAGCGTGGCTACAATCTTTGTGTATTTTATCATAAGTGTAATATGTTGATGTCTTTAAATATCAATTTCAAGAGGTAAATTTTCCGACAAAAGGCAAACTTACCAGCAAAGATACTACGAAACCCAACCAGTGTGTTTCGCAAAATATACTTTTGAATATCCGAAAAAGGGATGCCAGTTATTTACCATGAAACCAACCAAACCCCAATCTCCAGTTGAGACTCATTTGTTTTTGTTCCGCTCTATCAGCGCTTCAATAGCCAAACGGTACGAGTCGAATCCGAAACCGACTATAGTACCCATGCAAGCGCCCGAGATAGTAGAATGGTGACGATACTCCTCACGACGAAAAACATTGGAAATATGCACTTCTATCACCGGAGATGTGATGGAACGAATTGCATCGGCAATAGCAATGGAAGTATGCGTATAAGCCCCCGCATTCAACACAATGCCATCGATCGTAAATCCATGCTCATGAAGCGTGTCAATTATTGTGCCTTCGTGGTTGGATTGAACATAGTGGAAGTTATGTTCGGAAAAACGGGCCGTAAGATCAGAAAAAACGTCATCGAAAGTCAACGTTCCGTAGATTTCCGGTTCTCTTTTGCCCAGCAAATTAAGGTTAGGACCATTGATAATGAGAATATTCATAAATGGTAACGATATGCTCGAATTTTCCACAAAAATAGCAATATTTTTTGGTTTTCGGTCATCAAAAACCACCTTTTCATTACAAAAGGGACAATTTGTTTATCTCCGTCACCTGCTTGTTCAAAAACAGGCACCTTTGGCTACACCAATGAGATTTATTCGATGACAGGTTTGAGTATCTTCCCGGCAAACAAAATGGTTCCGGTACTCTTCTCTTTGATAAAGAATAAAAATGGACGGTTGACAATGAATGAAGCTATCTGCGGTCCGACAGATGTATAGCCCATTTCAACGACAGTTACTGCTGCAGCCTCCGTTCCCTCCTCGTCGACAGTTACAAAGGTATTGTGCAAAACCCGGCTGATTGCCAAGCCTCCGCCATTTGCAATTTTTGAAAAGTCAGCAAGATTAGAAAAAGCGATTCCCATTCCCATTTGTGACAACGAATTATTCAACAGCGTTTTATAGCTAAGTTTGAATTTAGGTAGTTCAACATGTAACTTAATCGAATGCATTCCCCCCAGCCAGTTCTTCCATGTCGAACTATTCATCTTATCTACAATCTGGTCGACACTATAGTTGCTTGCAGGCAGCACCACTACCATGCTAAAAGCTCCATTGCCGTAGGGCAGTTCGGCGCACTGCACACTATCATTGCCAAAATAGTTGAACGTATTCTCCTGCTTCATATATTTTACAGGAACAGAGCCGGTAGGAGCAGCAAAACTACCGCTAAAGGTATCCGATGTCTTAAATTGAGACTTCCATATTCCCTTAAAATAAACGGCATTGATCAAATACATCATCACATCGTTCGAAATATCATCGATTACGTGGGGAACCTTACCATTGGTGTTTTGGCTACACCAATTATTGATAATATCCTTTGACGAAGGTTGTCCAAAATCGAGAGACTGCGCCTTTGCTCCATAATAAGCGGCATTTACGTCGTAGAAACTCTGCAAAACGGGAAAATCTTTCCGCGTCCAAATCGAATTGGCAATTTTCAGCTGCGTGGACGGATCGGCACCCAGCAAACCATCTGTCAATTTTTTATAATAGGCATTGATTTCGTCGGAAGAGAAGCCATTGCGGCGCAAAGCAGTTTCCATGGCTGTTTTGGTAGTTCCGGCGGCACCATTGTATGTCATGCCCAAAGCCTGACTTATACTTAACGGAGAGATAAAAAAGTTACCGTTGCTTTCTGACCGGTTAACGTTTTTGAGAAGATCGAACGCAAACGAATTATCGGCCGAAACCTGTTGCGTTTGCGAAGCACTGAGTTCAATCGGCTCATAAGGCTTTACCACCTGATTGACATTTTTCGAATCGTTGCAGGAAAAAATCACACACAGCATTCCTGTTAATGCAGCACAAAGAATAATGTTTTTCATAATAGATAGAATTTTAGACAATCCCTCATTACAAAATAAGATGCCATTCATTTTCAAAATGTTGCATTGAAAACTCATTATTTAACATAAATATTTCGCCAAACAACAAACCACTAATCTCATGTCCAAAAACAATGTTGTTAAACATGTGGTTCACAGGGAGTTTTTAATCAAATCTCGCTATATTGGCATATGCAAAATTGAGTCCTCGAAAGACGATTTTTGCTTGATAACTAATTGTAAAACTTAAATCTATACAGTTATGAAAGTTTATCAATCAAATGAAATTAAGAACATCTCACTATTGGGAAGTTCGGGATCCGGGAAAACCACTCTTATAGAAGCGATGCTCTATGAGAGTGGTATTATAAAACGTCGCGGCACGGTTGAGGGACAAAACACAGTCTCCGACTATTTTCCGGTAGAACACGAGTATGGATATTCCGTATTTTCAACTGTAACACATGTCGAATGGAACGGGAAAAAGCTCAATATTATTGACTGCCCGGGTTCCGACGACTTTATCGGCGGAGTTATCACTTCTCTGAATGTGACCGACACTGCAATTATTCTTCTTAATACTCCTTATGGTGTAGAAGTTGGAACACAAAACCATCTTCGTTACACCGAACGATTTTCAAAACCCGTTATTTTTGTCGCCAATCAGTTAGACCATGAAAAAGCGGATTTTGATCAACTTCTTGAACAACTAAAAGAACAATACGGAGGAAAAGTTGTTCAGATTCAATTCCCTCTGAATACCGGTGCCGGCTTCAATGCTGTTATCGATGTATTGAAAATGAAGATGTACCGCTGGAAACCCGAAGGTGGTGCTCCTGAAGAATTAGAAATTCCTAACGAATATAAAGATAAAGCAGATGATCTACACAACAAGCTCGTAGAATCGGCAGCAGAACACGATGAAGAGCTGATGGAAAAATATTTTGAACAAGGTTCTTTGACTGAAGACGAAATGAGATTCGGGATTCGCAAAGGACTTGTGCACCGCGACATGTTCCCTGTTTTCTGCGTTTGTTCGGGACGTGACATGGGTGTTCGCCGACTTATGGAATTCCTGGGCAACGTGGTTCCTTACGTACAGGATCTTCCCAAACCGGTTACGAAAGACGGCACAGAAGTTGCTCCCGATGCCACAAAACCGACCAGCCTTTTTGTATTCAAAACAAGCATAGAACCACATATCGGAGAAGTTTCTTATTTCAAGGTAATGTCCGGCAAAGTACATGAAGGAGATGACCTTGTAAATGTTTCCCGTGGCACCAAAGAACGCATCAATCAAATCTTCTCCGTTGCAGGTTCTCTCCGTGACAAAGTAGAAGAATTGGTAGCCGGCGATATAGGAGCTACTGTTAAGCTAAAAGAAACGCGCACCGGAAATACCCTCAATGCAAAGGGTTGCGAGTATGAATTCCCATCTATCTCCTACCCTGACCCAAAATTCCGTCGTGCTATCAAAGCCAAGAACGAAGCCGATTCTGAAAAGCTCAGCGAAATTCTCACCCGCATGCACGAAGAAGATCCGACATGGATTATTGAAATGTCGAAAGAACTGAAGCAGACAATCGTGTATGGTCAGGGCGAATTTCATCTTCGCACACTTAAATGGAGAATTGAAAACAACGATAAGGTAATGATCGATTATATTGAACCGAAAATTCCATATCGTGAAACAATCACAAAATCAGCACGTGCCGATTACCGCCATAAAAAACAATCGGGTGGAGCCGGTCAGTTTGGAGAAGTCCACCTCATTATCGAACCTTATTTTGAAGGGATGCCCACTCCGGATCTTTACAAATTCAACGGACAGGAATTCAAAATCAGCGTACGCGACAAACAGGAAATTCCTCTTGAATGGGGCGGCAAGCTGGTATTCATCAACAGTATTGTCGGTGGAGCGATCGATGCTCGTTTTTTACCTGCCATTCTAAAAGGAATTCTTGACAAAATAGAACAAGGCCCGCTTACAGGTTCTTACGCCCGCGACGTTCGTGTAATTGTTTACGATGGCAAAATGCATCCTGTAGATTCCAATGAAATATCATTCCGACTGGCAGGACGTAATGCTTTCAGCACAGCGTTCAAGCAGGCAAGTCCTAAATTGCTGGAACCAATTTATGATGTGGAAGTACTTGCTCCTTCCGATCGTCTTGGTGACGTTATGAGCGACCTTCAGGGACGCCGGGCAATTATCATGGGTATGCACAGCGAAAAAGGCTTTGAAAAGCTCACCGCCAAAGTTCCACTAAAAGAACTTTCAAGTTACTCTACAACGCTTAGTTCGCTAACCGGTGGTCGTGCTTCATTTACCATGAAGTTTGCCAGCTATGAGCTCGTACCAATGGATGTACAAGACAAGCTACTGAAAGAATACGAAGCTACTCAGCTAGAAAGAGAATAGTCTGTTTTACTTGTATAAAACGAAAGCCGTCCCGAACTGTGATTTGAGACGGCTTTTTTATCGAATTAAGTAAGCGGCTTGCTAATCATCAACTGCCAAATTTTAGAATTCAAAACTATCTTCTTCCTTTTCAATGAAGAAATATTGGCTGTCATAATTTTGAGCTTTGGCACCAAAGCAATTAATAAAAGTATGTTCTCCCTGACAATGCATCGGCACCAGCAATCCCGTTTTAATCCGTTGCAAAAACAAGATAACCCCATCTGCGAAATCAGCTCCGAGGCGTGGATCGAGAGGGAACATCGCCACATCCAAAACAGGCACTTCTCCTGCAAGAATATTTAGCTCATCCTGATAAAATCTTTCTGCGTCTGCAATTTCTTCCGGCGTCGATTCTTCTTTCCAGTGCCAGTCATTAAAATCACCTGCATGAAAGATTTTTTTGCCTCCGGCTTCAACATAAAACGAAACACCCTGGTCGGTTGACCCATAAGCCTTCACATATATTCGGTCGTCCTGATAAACCCCGCCTTTATTTAAAAAGAATCCATCAGATGACAGGCATTGCTTTTCATCGAGTATATCCTTGGAAAAAATATACTGAATATCCTTTCTGACAGTGCTCCACTCTAATATTTCCTTGTTAAAATGGTCGTGGTGCGCATGAGAGGCAAACACATATACCTTTCCTTTTAGGTCTGGCAAATGTCGCATCAGCCAATTATTCGCAGAATCTTTGTAATAATCAAAAATCAGTGTAATATCAGTTGATTCAATTACAAAACAACTATGAAATACATAAGTTAATTTCATATACCGTAAATCATTAAGAAAAATTTCCATTATTTCGTTTATTGCAACATCAACTATTTCCCAGTTTACCCCAAAAAGAACCTTTGCACTGACAAAAATACATATTCTTCACCAGAAAACAAGAAAGCCGTCCCTTTCGAGACGGCTTTCATCTTATATTAATTAAGAAGATTATTCGGGCAATACAGCCTTGCGAGCTTCAGTAATGCGTTCCATTTCATCAACAGAACCAACAATCATCTTATCAAATTCGCGTTGACCTGTACCGGCAGGAATCAAATGGCCGCAAATAACGTTTTCTTTCAAACCTTCCAGCTTGTCAATCTTACCGTTAATAGCAGCTTCGTTCAACACCTTAGTAGTTTCCTGGAACGATGCAGCCGACATAAAGCTGCTTGTTTGCAATGCGGCACGAGTAATACCCTGAAGTACCTGACTTGAAGTAGCAGGGATAGCATCGCGGGCTTCAACCAAACGTAAGTCTTTACGTTTCAAAGAACTGTTTTCGTCGCGCAACTTGCGTGCAGTTACAATCTGACCAGCCTTCAAAGTTTGAGAATCACCCGGATTAACAACCACTTTCTTACCCCACAAACGATCGTTTTCTTCGAAGAAATCGTTTTTATCGATCATTTGTTGCTCGAGGAAGCGGGTATCACCCTGATCAAGAACTTCTACCTTGCGCATCATCTGACGCACAATTACTTCGAAGTGCTTATCGTTGATCTTCACACCCTGTAAACGGTATACATCCTGAACTTCGTTCACAATATATTCCTGAACAGCGGTCGGCCCTTTGATTGCCAGAATGTCTGACGGGGTAGTTGCTCCATCGGATAAAGCGGTACCTGCGCGTACATAATCACTTTCCTGAACAAGAATTTGTTTTGAAAGTGGTACAAGATATTTCTTCACCTCGCCCATCTTAGAGGTAACGATGATTTCACGGTTACCACGTTTGATTTTACCGAACGAAACTTCACCATCGATTTCAGCCACAACGGCAGGATTTGACGGGTTACGAGCTTCAAACAGCTCAGTAACACGGGGGAGACCCCCGGTAATATCACCCGCTTTACCAACAGCGCGAGGAATCTTAACCAACAATTGACCAGCCTTGATCATATCGCCTTCATCGAGCACCAAGTGAGCTCCCACCGGTAAGCTGTAGTTACGTAATGGAGTTCCGTCTTTATCTACCACGTGAACGGTCGGGATCTTGGTCTTATCTTTCGATTCGATAATAATCTTTTCACGCAAACCGGTAGCTTCATCCGATTCAACCTTAAACGTTGTATTCTCGATAATATCCTGAAATTCGAGTTTACCACCCATTTCCGAAATAATTACGGCATTGAACGGGTCCCATTCACAAAGCAGCTGTCCTTTCTTAACCAAATCGCCATGTTTTGTATACAATTTCGCACCGTAAGGAACGTGCTGATTGGTCAAAACAATCTTGGTACGCGGATCGATCACACGCATTTCGGTCAAACGACCAACTACTACCTGATATGGATTACCGTTTTCGTCGATTGCATCAACGCTACGGAGTTCTTCAATTTCGACAATACCGTCGTAACGGGAAGTGATATTTGATTCAGCAGCAATATTCGAAGCGATACCACCCACGTGGAATGTACGCAACGTAAGCTGAGTACCCGGCTCACCAATTGACTGAGCAGCAATAACACCAACAGCTTCACCTTTGTGAACCATCTTACCGGTTGCAAGGTTACGACCGTAACATTTGGCACAAACACCTTTTTTAGACTCGCAAGTCAACACCGAACGGATTTCAACACGTTCGATCGGAGAATCCTGAATAGCCTGTGCAATATCTTCGGTAATTTCTTCTCCTGAACGAACGAGGATATCTCCCGTTAACGGATGCTGAATATCATGCAAAGATACACGACCCAAAATACGTTCGTAGAGAGAAGCGATTACTTCTTCATTATTCTTAAGTTCAACAGCTGTCAGACCACGCAATGTACCACAGTCTTCTTCGTTGATAATAACATCTTGTGAAACGTCAACCAAACGACGAGTCAGGTAACCCGCATCAGCCGTTTTCAGAGCGGTATCCGCCAAACCTTTACGAGCACCGTGGGTAGAGATAAAGTACTCTAACACCGATAGACCTTCTTTAAAGTTTGCCAAAATAGGGTTTTCAATAATCTGACCACCTTCGGCACCTGATTTCTGAGGCTTAGCCATCAAACCACGCATACCCGAAAGCTGACGAATCTGTTCTTTAGAACCACGAGCTCCTGAGTCCAACATCATGTAAACTGAGTTAAACCCTTGGTTGTCGCTCGAAAGCTGTTTCATCAAAATATTTGACAATTTCGAGTTAACGTGTGTCCAGGTGTCGATAATCTGATTATAACGTTCGTTATAAGTGATGAAACCCATGTTGTAGTTATTCATGATTTCTTCAACTTCGTTATAACCTTCCTGTACCAACGCTTCTTTTTCAGCCGGGATGATAACGTCTCCAAGGTTAAAGGAAAGACCACCCTTGAACGCCATCTTGTAACCCAAATCCTTAATATCATCAAGGAACTTAGCTGTTACAGCCACACCACATACCTTGATAATGTTACCGATGATATCACGTAACGATTTCTTTGAAAGCAATTCGTTAATGAAACCCATCTGAGTAGGAACACATTTGTTGAAGATAACACGACCGACAGTTGTTTCGATCAGCATTTCTTCCAGTTCTCCGTTTTCATTCAGGTCATTGTGGCGTACTTTAATCTTTGCGTGAAGAGCAACACGGCCTTCATTCAAAGCGATTTCTACTTCTTCAACACCATAGAAAGTCATACCTTCGCCTTTTGCTCCGGGACGCGGTTTTGTAATGTAGTACAAACCGAGTACCATGTCCTGAGAAGGTACGGTGATAGGAGCACCATTGGCAGGGTTCAAAATATTGTGAGCAGCAAGCATCAACATTTGAGCTTCAACCACAGCTTCGTTGCTTAATGGAAGGTGAACAGCCATCTGGTCACCGTCAAAGTCAGCATTGAACGCAGTACAAGCCAACGGGTGGAGCTGAATAGCTTTTCCTTCGATCATCTTAGGTTGGAATGCCTGAATACCTAAACGGTGAAGAGTCGGAGCACGGTTAAGTAATACCGGATGACCTTTCATTACATATTCCAGAATATCCCAAACCACCGGATCCTTACGATCAATGATTTTCTTAGCTGATTTAACCGTTTTTACGATACCGCGTTCTATCAGTTTACGGATAATAAACGGTTTATAGAGTTCGGCTGCCATATCTTTTGGCAAACCGCATTCATGCATTTTCAATTCAGGACCAACGACGATAACCGAACGAGCAGAATAGTCGACACGTTTACCAAGTAAGTTCTGACGGAAACGTCCTTGTTTACCTTTCAAACTGTCAGACAACGATTTCAAAGGACGGTTAGCATCTGTCTTAACCGCACTTGCCTTACGTGAGTTATCGAACAATGAATCGACAGCTTCCTGAAGCATACGTTTTTCATTACGCAAAATTACTTCCGGTGCTTTAATTTCGATCAAACGTTTCAAACGGTTGTTACGAATAATCACACGACGGTACAAATCATTGAGGTCGGAAGTTG comes from Paludibacter jiangxiensis and encodes:
- the pyk gene encoding pyruvate kinase — its product is MIKYTKIVATLSDKQCDTAFLRELFNVGMNVVRLNTAHLDEAGLNKIVTNVRKVSKYIGVLVDTKGPEVRTTITPENIDIETGDRIKVVGNPQQPTTKECISVSYPFFVRDLKIGDDILIDDGEIDLKVIDKTDEYLVCEATNAGVLGSRKSVNVPGVRINLPSLTDRDREFIQYAIKHDIDFIAHSFVRNKQDILDIQKILDEQNSQIKIIAKIENQEGVDNIDEILQYAYGVMVARGDLGIEVAQEKIPAIQRRLIRKCVMAKKPVIVATQMLHTMIKNPRPTRAEVTDVANAIYSRTDAVMLSGETAYGKYPVEAVQTMARIAQEAEQAKMAENEIPISYSKDEFDVTSFLAHRAAEASSELGVKAIITDTYTGRTARFLAAYRGTSPVIAICYDKRPMRQLMLSYGIIPMYQALKEDRREYFFAALRLLLRKGLLKQNDLVAYLSGSSGLGGGTSFLEINHVGTILANDNEYILPTFR
- the aroQ gene encoding type II 3-dehydroquinate dehydratase — protein: MNILIINGPNLNLLGKREPEIYGTLTFDDVFSDLTARFSEHNFHYVQSNHEGTIIDTLHEHGFTIDGIVLNAGAYTHTSIAIADAIRSITSPVIEVHISNVFRREEYRHHSTISGACMGTIVGFGFDSYRLAIEALIERNKNK
- the rpoC gene encoding DNA-directed RNA polymerase subunit beta' yields the protein MAFIRENKIKSNFSKITIGLASPEEMLEMSHGEILKPETINYRTYKPERDGLFCERIFGPVRDYECHCGKYKRIRYKGIVCDRCGVEVTEKKVRRERMGHISLVVPIAHIWYFRSLPNKIGYLLGMSTKKLDSIIYYEKYVIIQPGILEGRENIVRGELLSEDEYLDLIDELPRENQQLDDTDPNKFLAKMGADAIYDMLQTIDLDGLSYDLRHIGSTTSSQQKKTEALKRLQVVEAFRASRLRNKPEWMILKVLPVIPPELRPLVPLDGGRFATSDLNDLYRRVIIRNNRLKRLIEIKAPEVILRNEKRMLQEAVDSLFDNSRKASAVKTDANRPLKSLSDSLKGKQGRFRQNLLGKRVDYSARSVIVVGPELKMHECGLPKDMAAELYKPFIIRKLIERGIVKTVKSAKKIIDRKDPVVWDILEYVMKGHPVLLNRAPTLHRLGIQAFQPKMIEGKAIQLHPLACTAFNADFDGDQMAVHLPLSNEAVVEAQMLMLAAHNILNPANGAPITVPSQDMVLGLYYITKPRPGAKGEGMTFYGVEEVEIALNEGRVALHAKIKVRHNDLNENGELEEMLIETTVGRVIFNKCVPTQMGFINELLSKKSLRDIIGNIIKVCGVAVTAKFLDDIKDLGYKMAFKGGLSFNLGDVIIPAEKEALVQEGYNEVEEIMNNYNMGFITYNERYNQIIDTWTHVNSKLSNILMKQLSSDNQGFNSVYMMLDSGARGSKEQIRQLSGMRGLMAKPQKSGAEGGQIIENPILANFKEGLSVLEYFISTHGARKGLADTALKTADAGYLTRRLVDVSQDVIINEEDCGTLRGLTAVELKNNEEVIASLYERILGRVSLHDIQHPLTGDILVRSGEEITEDIAQAIQDSPIERVEIRSVLTCESKKGVCAKCYGRNLATGKMVHKGEAVGVIAAQSIGEPGTQLTLRTFHVGGIASNIAAESNITSRYDGIVEIEELRSVDAIDENGNPYQVVVGRLTEMRVIDPRTKIVLTNQHVPYGAKLYTKHGDLVKKGQLLCEWDPFNAVIISEMGGKLEFQDIIENTTFKVESDEATGLREKIIIESKDKTKIPTVHVVDKDGTPLRNYSLPVGAHLVLDEGDMIKAGQLLVKIPRAVGKAGDITGGLPRVTELFEARNPSNPAVVAEIDGEVSFGKIKRGNREIIVTSKMGEVKKYLVPLSKQILVQESDYVRAGTALSDGATTPSDILAIKGPTAVQEYIVNEVQDVYRLQGVKINDKHFEVIVRQMMRKVEVLDQGDTRFLEQQMIDKNDFFEENDRLWGKKVVVNPGDSQTLKAGQIVTARKLRDENSSLKRKDLRLVEARDAIPATSSQVLQGITRAALQTSSFMSAASFQETTKVLNEAAINGKIDKLEGLKENVICGHLIPAGTGQREFDKMIVGSVDEMERITEARKAVLPE
- a CDS encoding serpin family protein; the protein is MKNIILCAALTGMLCVIFSCNDSKNVNQVVKPYEPIELSASQTQQVSADNSFAFDLLKNVNRSESNGNFFISPLSISQALGMTYNGAAGTTKTAMETALRRNGFSSDEINAYYKKLTDGLLGADPSTQLKIANSIWTRKDFPVLQSFYDVNAAYYGAKAQSLDFGQPSSKDIINNWCSQNTNGKVPHVIDDISNDVMMYLINAVYFKGIWKSQFKTSDTFSGSFAAPTGSVPVKYMKQENTFNYFGNDSVQCAELPYGNGAFSMVVVLPASNYSVDQIVDKMNSSTWKNWLGGMHSIKLHVELPKFKLSYKTLLNNSLSQMGMGIAFSNLADFSKIANGGGLAISRVLHNTFVTVDEEGTEAAAVTVVEMGYTSVGPQIASFIVNRPFLFFIKEKSTGTILFAGKILKPVIE
- a CDS encoding elongation factor G — its product is MKVYQSNEIKNISLLGSSGSGKTTLIEAMLYESGIIKRRGTVEGQNTVSDYFPVEHEYGYSVFSTVTHVEWNGKKLNIIDCPGSDDFIGGVITSLNVTDTAIILLNTPYGVEVGTQNHLRYTERFSKPVIFVANQLDHEKADFDQLLEQLKEQYGGKVVQIQFPLNTGAGFNAVIDVLKMKMYRWKPEGGAPEELEIPNEYKDKADDLHNKLVESAAEHDEELMEKYFEQGSLTEDEMRFGIRKGLVHRDMFPVFCVCSGRDMGVRRLMEFLGNVVPYVQDLPKPVTKDGTEVAPDATKPTSLFVFKTSIEPHIGEVSYFKVMSGKVHEGDDLVNVSRGTKERINQIFSVAGSLRDKVEELVAGDIGATVKLKETRTGNTLNAKGCEYEFPSISYPDPKFRRAIKAKNEADSEKLSEILTRMHEEDPTWIIEMSKELKQTIVYGQGEFHLRTLKWRIENNDKVMIDYIEPKIPYRETITKSARADYRHKKQSGGAGQFGEVHLIIEPYFEGMPTPDLYKFNGQEFKISVRDKQEIPLEWGGKLVFINSIVGGAIDARFLPAILKGILDKIEQGPLTGSYARDVRVIVYDGKMHPVDSNEISFRLAGRNAFSTAFKQASPKLLEPIYDVEVLAPSDRLGDVMSDLQGRRAIIMGMHSEKGFEKLTAKVPLKELSSYSTTLSSLTGGRASFTMKFASYELVPMDVQDKLLKEYEATQLERE
- a CDS encoding MBL fold metallo-hydrolase gives rise to the protein MEIFLNDLRYMKLTYVFHSCFVIESTDITLIFDYYKDSANNWLMRHLPDLKGKVYVFASHAHHDHFNKEILEWSTVRKDIQYIFSKDILDEKQCLSSDGFFLNKGGVYQDDRIYVKAYGSTDQGVSFYVEAGGKKIFHAGDFNDWHWKEESTPEEIADAERFYQDELNILAGEVPVLDVAMFPLDPRLGADFADGVILFLQRIKTGLLVPMHCQGEHTFINCFGAKAQNYDSQYFFIEKEEDSFEF